From Anopheles darlingi chromosome 2, idAnoDarlMG_H_01, whole genome shotgun sequence, the proteins below share one genomic window:
- the LOC125950933 gene encoding nuclear RNA export factor 2, with amino-acid sequence MEVQIGPARTIKTEQVDMETDVHDAEQDEEGGFYNLESATPQTLKMKTGEADIVVDPKASPTVYDESNLDFDANALGRMDVWHQVFILHAGQATKDKILESLFASVPLVDFFPVAYRHYTNLDFFLVRMCENALRALFTAGLRLKVGQSQLPLRVRLCAAKFQQGQIFTRATIAKAVKERADNCQLYGQANLLNLEYFACHPALEELCVCLSNRSQFEMVCSDIGNVMCNLPHINGVRLSNNGICHVTLLAALKGKQLLSLDLRGNRIRHPSSMRPLKEIPLMELYVEGNPLTDVLDYQQTLRGFFPSLIKLDSAVTYSEANVVGEGRDEEEEEVEVVSPGTVIDEFEMNPVAFHKYQLTPHWHLVTVLHDGTCGKQTILDAFVQWITQYDFYPCYYKTYSKKDEFLVRNCYDALLFLVQNKLRLPLPGTNTTLKLTIAMNVAEAGPNQVVPKKKLEQFVMKRFSQNCLDLCSMQTEFNTIKFVDFSAKSPRTLKHIVDIAVKSLGANCFLIRLRNNELENCDGLSGLAKFTWLASLDLRNNSLASFAALNSIPRNLIKEVFLDRNPLCGEKPTCAEYISEVKRYFPQLERLDGRPLLGDGVLSYCQNYICSQDAYKFADAFVQHYFKLQDSFQRVVLQDLYHPQALFSMTCDFAIDRSVAPDENVQRQLAYSEHSRNLLKRGKSSDDVRKSLVMGNESIGYVLNSFHNTAYDFMSFRIDVPIFTPDNVLITVHGRLTEGINCETGFTRTFYIQPAGMGKGLFSDALDYKICNDLFHMYTLSAEGRNYMDKRTVEENKRKQLQQPQENICSSEPDDRESTLIVFKQLTKLNRQWCVRCLDESSWNLKVALNVFLKLYEARRIPKLAFIESDE; translated from the exons ATGGAGGTACAGATCGGTCCGGCACGGACCATCAAAACGGAGCAGGTCGATATGGAAACGGACGTCCACGACGCGGAACAGGACGAAGAAGGCGGATTTTACAATCTGGAAAGCGCGACTCCACAAACGCTCAAGATGAAAACGGGAGAGGCCGATATCGTGGTCGATCCGAAAGCGAGTCCAACGGTGTACGACGAATCGAACCTCGATTTCGACGCCAACGCGCTGGGCCGCATGGACGTTTGGCATCAGGTTTTCATCCTGCACGCCGGTCAGGCCACCAAAGACAAAATCCTGGAATCGCTGTTCGCCAGCGTGCCTCTCGTGGACTTTTTCCCGGTCGCCTACCGACACTACACGAACCTCGATTTCTTCCTGGTACGGATGTGCGAGAACGCGCTCCGGGCGCTCTTCACGGCGGGCCTGCGACTGAAAGTTGGCCAGTCGCAGTTGCCGCTGCGAGTGCGCTTGTGCGCGGCCAAATTCCAGCAGGGACAGATTTTTACccgcgccaccatcgccaaagCGGTCAAGGAGCGGGCCGACAATTGCCAGCTTTATGGACAGGCAAACCTACTCAATCTGGAGTATTTTGCGTGCCACCCGGCTCTCGAGGAGCTGTGCGTCTGCCTCAGCAATCGGTCCCAGTTTGAGATGGTGTGTTCCGATATCGGCAACGTGATGTGTAATCTACCGCACATCAACGGAGTCCGGCTGTCGAACAACGGCATATGCCACGTTACGCTGCTGGCGGCCTTGAAGGGGAAGCAGCTGCTAAGTCTGGATCTGCGAGGGAACCGCATACGACACCCGAGTTCGATGCGGCCGTTGAAGGAAATCCCGCTGATGGAGCTCTACGTCGAGGGCAATCCGCTGACGGACGTGCTGGATTATCAGCAGACTTTGCGCGGCTTTTTCCCTTCGCTTATCAAACTG GACAGTGCCGTCACGTACAGCGAAGCGAACGTTGTCGGCGAGGGTcgcgacgaggaggaagaagaggtggaggtggtatCCCCCGGAACGGTCATTGATGAATTCGAGATGAATCCGGTCGCATTCCACAAGTACCAGCTGACACCACACTGGCATCTCGTGACGGTGCTCCACGATGGGACCTGCGGCAAGCAAACCATACTGGATGCGTTCGTCCAGTGGATAACACAGTACGACTTTTACCCGTGCTACTACAAAACGTACTCGAAAAAGGACGAGTTCCTGGTGCGTAACTGCTACGATGCGCTGCTCTTTTTGGTGCAAAACAAACTACGCCTTCCACTGCCGGGAACGAACACCACGCTCAAGCTGACCATCGCCATGAACGTAGCCGAGGCGGGACCAAATCAGGTGgtaccgaagaagaagctggagcAGTTCGTCATGAAGCGGTTCAGCCAGAACTGCTTGGATCTCTGCTCGATGCAGACAGAGTTTAACACGATCAAGTTCGTAGACTTTAGTGCGAAAAGCCCGAGAACGTTGAAGCACATTGTGGACATTGCGGTCAAGAGCCTCGGGGCCAACTGTTTCCTTATTCGCTTGCGCAACAATGAGCTAGAGAACTGTGACGGGCTGTCCGGGTTGGCCAAGTTTACCTGGTTGGCTTCATTGGATTTACGAAACAATTCG TTGGCCTCATTTGCTGCGTTGAACAGTATCCCGCGGAACTTGATCAAGGAAGTGTTTCTAGACCGCAATCCGCTGTGCGGCGAGAAGCCAACCTGCGCCGAGTACATCTCTGAGGTGAAGCGATACTTTCCCCAGCTCGAGCGGCTCGATGGCCGTCCGTTGCTTGGCGACGGTGTGCTTAGTTACTGCCAGAACTACATTTGCTCCCAGGATGCGTACAAATTTGCGGACGCCTTTGTTCAGCACTACTTCAAACTGCAAGATTCGTTCCAGCGTGTAGTACTGCAAGATCTGTACCACCCGCAGGCACTGTTCTCGATGACTTGTGATTTcgccatcgatcggtcggtagcACCGGACGAGAACGTGCAGCGGCAGCTGGCGTACAGCGAGCACAGTCGCAATCTGTTGAAGCGCGGCAAATCCTCGGATGATGTACGGAAGTCGCTCGTCATGGGTAACGAGTCCATCGGATACGTTCTGAACTCGTTCCACAATACCGCGTACGATTTTATGTCGTTCCGTATCGATGTGCCCATCTTCACGCCGGACAATGTACTGATTACCGTGCACGGTAGACTGACGGAGGGCATCAACTGTGAAACGGGATTTACGCGTACTTTCTACATTCAACCGGCTGGCATGGGCAAGGGACTGTTTAGCGATGCACTGGATTACAAGATCTGCAATGATCTTTTCCACATGTACACGCTCTCGGCGGAGGGTCGTAACTATATGGATAAGCGTACGGTCGAGGAGAATAAGAGGAAGCAACTTCAACAACCACAAGAG AATATCTGCTCGTCCGAACCGGATGATCGTGAGAGTACGCTGATCGTGTTCAAACAGCTGACCAAACTGAACCGGCAGTGGTGCGTCCGGTGTCTGGATGAATCGTCCTGGAATCTCAAGGTAGCCCTAAATGTGTTTCTGAAGCTCTACGAAGCACGCCGCATTCCGAAACTGGCCTTTATCGAGAGCGACGAGTAA
- the LOC125951037 gene encoding protein FAM185A, protein MQLFALARSALGARIMLRGLSTTGTRWTEVKTVQQTVNPYARIQIDCAYNLKIIPYDLLDCPDSNLLRATVKSDENADNIAVKVTEKLVSISNGAETGGKLPECVLEIPIKADLQIRNAGSTTIADLYSDEIAVECTGNIDTKSLRSTNVALTSTAGNISCRGITLAQNVVAVTSGKGNIFLDKLQGGSVSASTQDGNIVVNASYSNQSSFQTQRGDLELKSIHKECTVKSDAGNSFTMNGFYGTLHADVGSENVTLQLSETVGKSTILAAKAKALQLNLADTVYESSAITVNARKLELDGSIEDKAHKRDGNSVTLGKEDGESSLHVEAAGSVTLRKMSWADTFSFAGKMEQ, encoded by the exons ATGCAATTATTTGCACTAGCCAGGAGTGCTCTGGGGGCACGAATTATGCTACGTGGCCTCTCGACCACCGGGACAAGGTGGACCGAGGTGAAAACCGTCCAACAAACGGTGAATCCGTACGCCCGGATCCAAATCGACTGTGCGTACAACCTGAAAATCATCCCCTACGATCTCTTGGACTGTCCGGATTCGAATCTACTCAGAGCCACCGTGAAATCGGACGAAAATGCGGACAACATAGCCGTGAAGGTGACCGAGAAGCTGGTTTCCATCTCGAACGGCGCCGAAACGGGAGGAAAGTTGCCGGAATGCGTTCTCGAAATACCGATAAAGGCCGACCTGCAGATACGGAACGCCGGTAGTACGACCATAGCCGACCTGTACAGCGACGAGATTGCTGTGGAATGTACCGGGAACATCGACACGAAGAGCTTACGCTCTACGAACGTTGCTCTTACCAGCACCGCCGGTAACATATCCTGTCGTGGAATCACACTCGCCCAGAACGTGGTCGCGGTAACGAGTGGCAAGGGCAACATTTTTCTCGACAAACTTCAAGGTGGTTCTGTGAGCGCATCAACCCAGGATGGTAACATCGTGGTCAATGCTAGCTACTCCAACCAAAGCTCTTTCCAAACGCAACGCGGTGACCTGGAGTTGAAGAGCATCCACAAGGAGTGCACCGTAAAGTCCGACGCTGGTAACTCCTTCACGATGA ATGGATTCTACGGTACTCTGCACGCCGATGTTGGAAGTGAGAATGTCACGCTGCAGCTCTCGGAAACCGTTGGCAAGAGCACCATCCTGGCGGCGAAGGCAAAAGCTCTGCAACTCAATCTTGCGGACACCGTTTACGAATCCTCAGCGATAACGGTGAACGCCAGGAAGCTTGAACTGGACGGTAGTATTGAGGACAAAGCGCATAAACGGGATGGTAACAGCGTAACGCTTGGCAAGGAAGATGGAGAAAGTAGCTTACACGTGGAGGCAGCTGGTTCGGTGACGCTCCGAAAAATGTCCTGGGCCGATACGTTCTCGTTCGCagggaaaatggaacaatAA
- the LOC125951038 gene encoding uncharacterized protein LOC125951038, with translation MKFSSSIIALGTILLLTLAVASLAAQHGGRRYRRTLGAANFINCLAIGEARQRICSYSLDLLDAIERQQATGNHSFPEGKVFHQHCNVCKCQLNGAFECTTELCAEDFFHATGRPRFW, from the exons ATGAAGTTCTCGTCGTCCATCATCGCGCTCGGAACGATTCTGCTTCTAACGCTTGCGGTTGCTTCCC TAGCAGCGCAACATGGAGGACGGCGCTATCGGCGAACACTCGGTGCGGCTAACTTCATCAACTGCCTCGCCATAGGGGAAGCTCGGCAGCGCATCTGTTCGTATAGCCTTGACCTGCTGGATGCGATTGAACGGCAGCAAGCGACCGGAAATCACTCCTTTCCGGAAggcaaagttttccaccagcacTGCAACGTATGCAAATGCCAGCTTAACGGTGCCTTCGAGTGTACGACCGAGCTGTGTGCCGAGGATTTCTTCCACGCTACCGGACGTCCGCGGTTCTGGTGA